CGTGCAGCACTGCCCCCAATAGCAAGGTAAGTGGTATTCACGTGGGCTTCATTGCCCGCAGGACAGCTCCCCGCCCCTTTGCTTTATCTCCCCGAGATAATTTCCACGGCGCTGAATTTGTCAGGGCAGACATCCATGCAGATCCCGCATCGGGTGCATAAATCAGTGTCTATTGCATGCGGTTCCTTTTTTTCGCCGCTGATTGCCCCCACCGGGCAAGCCCGCAGGCAGATCCCGCACCCCCGGCACTTTTCTTCATTGATATGGTAGGTGATCAGATCCTTGCAGACAAGTGCCGGGCATCGCTTCTCCCTGATATGCGCCTCATATTCATCACGAAAATATTTGATCGTGCTCAGTACGGGGTTGGAAGCCGTCTTGCCCAGACCGCAGATTGAAGTGCGGGTGATCGTTTCAGCCAGAAGTTCAAGAAGCTCGATATCCCCCTCTTTGCCCCTTCCGGCGCAGATGTCGGTCAGAATGCGGAGCATCTGTTTTGTGCCTTCCCGGCAGGGGACGCATTGCCCGCAGGATTCATATACCGTAAAACCCAAAAAGTAACGGGCCACATCAACCATACAACTGTCTTCATCAAGGACAACCATACCGCCGGAACCCATCATCGCCCCGGCATCCAGCAGGGAATCAAAGTCCACGGGAAGATCAAGCAGACGTTCGGGGAGACATCCACCCGAGGGGCCGCCGATCTGAACCGCTTTGAATTTCTTGCCATCAACGATTCCGCCGCCAATCTCGTAAATGATCTTCCGCAGGGCGATACCCATGGGCACTTCAACCAGTCCGCTACGCCTGATCTTGCCAGTCAGGGCAAAAACAGCCGTCCCCTTGCTGTTTTCTGAACCGATGCTGTTAAACCAGGCAGTACCATTCAGAAGGATACGGGGAACGAAAGCGAAGGTTTTGACATTGTTCAATAGCGTCGGCCGATCATGCAGGCCGACCTCGGTCGTGCGTGGACGCGGTAAGGGCTTGGGCATACCCCGCCCCCCCTCTATGGACATGACCAGCGCCGTCGATTCACCGCATACAAAAGCCCCGGCACCCTGGAATATCTTCAGATCAAAGTTGAAGCCGCTACCCAGGATATCATCCCCGAGCAAATTTCTTTCGCGGGCCTGCGATATTGCTTTCCGCAGACGGGAAACCGCCAACGGATATTCTGCGCGCACATATAAATATCCCGTATCAGCCCCGATTGTACAAGCAGCGATGGCCATCCCTTCCAGGACAGCATGAGGATCGCCCTCCAGTACAGATCTGTCCATGAATGCCCCCGGATCACCTTCATCGGCATTGCAGATCACATATTTGGGT
This sequence is a window from Bacillota bacterium. Protein-coding genes within it:
- a CDS encoding NADH-quinone oxidoreductase subunit NuoF — translated: MLQKYETVRAKSLEKIKQRNAHDRVQILVGTATCGLASGAQEVIEAFRETLDEQGIDADIRPVGCAGLCHSEVLVDIIRPGCPRIRYGHVTPEKANDLVKDYLVGGNPRPDLALGKIDGEGDFRDIPDFNDDPAQAEQQKVILKNCGDINPEDIDEYIAGDGYHALAIALESKPEDIIARITASGLRGRGGAGFPVGRKWDSCLKLAGPKYVICNADEGDPGAFMDRSVLEGDPHAVLEGMAIAACTIGADTGYLYVRAEYPLAVSRLRKAISQARERNLLGDDILGSGFNFDLKIFQGAGAFVCGESTALVMSIEGGRGMPKPLPRPRTTEVGLHDRPTLLNNVKTFAFVPRILLNGTAWFNSIGSENSKGTAVFALTGKIRRSGLVEVPMGIALRKIIYEIGGGIVDGKKFKAVQIGGPSGGCLPERLLDLPVDFDSLLDAGAMMGSGGMVVLDEDSCMVDVARYFLGFTVYESCGQCVPCREGTKQMLRILTDICAGRGKEGDIELLELLAETITRTSICGLGKTASNPVLSTIKYFRDEYEAHIREKRCPALVCKDLITYHINEEKCRGCGICLRACPVGAISGEKKEPHAIDTDLCTRCGICMDVCPDKFSAVEIISGR